The genomic interval TCGGCTTTACTAGAGAATGTAATTTTTACTTGCTTGATGTGGTTTTGTTGAATAAATTCGGGACTATATTCGTTTTGATAAAATGCCGAAAAGCGAATAGGGGTTTGAAAAAATTGTGCCTGGCTTTGCAGAAAAAGAAAAAGAAAACTAAAAATTAAATAGTAGCGCATAAATTACTTTGCAAAAATAAAATTTTGATTGGCACTAAAAAGTTTAACAATTACAGAAATGCATCACTTTGTGCTTTCTATTTAATTCGTTAGGTTTGTAAGACCAATAAACTACTATGCTCGCACACGAATTGATGACTGACGACATTCCTCCGCTCAAAACTTCGGATACCGGAGTAAGAGCACTAGCTTGGATGGATGAGTTGCGTGTATCGCATTTACCTATTGTAAATAATGTTGCCTTTTTAGGATTAATTTCAGAAAACGACATTCTTGATTTAAATGCACCCAACGATCCTATTGGAAATCATACATTATCGTTGGTGCGACCTTTTGTATTTAGCGATCAGCATTTTTATGAAGTGTTGCGAATGCTTTCACAACACAAACTTTCGTTAATTCCTGTTCTCGATAAAAACGAGCACTTTTTGGGAAGTATAAAACTATCGACTTTGCTCGAAAAATTTGCTGACATGGCCTCGCTGAAAGAACCAGGAGGAGTAATCGTTTTGGAATTAAATACCAACGATTATTATTTAACCGAAATAGCGAAAATTGTAGAAAGCAACGATGCTAAAATTTTAAGTTTATACATCTCCTCTCCCACTGATTCAACCAAATTAGAAGTAACATTAAAAATTAACCGCACTGATTTATCTTCTATACTTCAAACCTTTTACAGGTTTAATTATTCGGTAAAAAATACCATCCACGAAAGTGAAGCCGACAACGAATTAAAAAACCGTTTCGATTCCTTTTTAAGCTACCTTAATGTGTAAGCGGCATTGCTGATGAATCGTCTTCATGCACGAGTATTTTTTATATGGATTTTTAGCATCGCTCATTCCTATGCTCAACTCGCTAATGATAGCATTTCAAACAAATGGTTCAACATTAAAACGATTCACTTCGAAGGAAACAAAAAAACTAAGGATAAAATTATTTATCGCGAAATTCCTTTGCAACAGGGAGATTCCATAAACAGCAATGCGCTTGCTGAATTTCTGAAAAAATCGCAGCAAAATATTATGAATACCTCGCTGTTTAATTTTGCGACTGTGGATACTGTTCAAATAGACTCAATGCATTTGCAAGTAAATGTAAAAGTGGTAGAACGCTGGTATTTGTGGCCCAACCCTATTTTTGAAATTGCAGAACGAAATTTTAATACATGGCTCGAAAATCCAAATTTTTACCGTGTGAGTTATGGTTTTTACTTAGTAAAAAATAATTTTCGAGGCCGAAAAGAAAACATACAATTCAGAATTCGCTTGGGATACGCCGAACAATATGGATTTGCTTATAATATTCCCTATTTGACAAAAAAGCAAAACCTGGGACTTGGCTTTTCCTTTGCCTATTCACGCAACCACGAAATACAGTATGCCTCATTAGATAACAAGCAAGTATTTTATAAGAACCCTGACAGTTATGTTCGTCAGGAGTTAGGCGCACGTATTCGACTCAACTACCGTATTGGAATTTACGGCACGCACAGCGGTGAATTGCGCTACAATGAGGCTACAATTGCCGATACCATAAGAATTTTAGCTCCAAATTATTTGGGCAAAGGAGCAACTAAAACACAGTTTTTTTCCATTAATTTTCAATTACGTGAAGACCAACGCGATTATAAACCTTATCCATTGCAGGGATTTGTGGCTGTTTTAGATCTTACGCAGGTTGGATTTGGAATTTTGAAAGACGAAGATTTTTCGATTTTTAGAACCGAGTTGCAGTACAACCGATACGACCATTTATTTAAACGATTTTACCTGGCAGAAGGAATCAAACTTAAGCTATCGCCCAATGCACAACAACCTTATTTTGTTCAACGAGGACTTGGCTTTTCAGACTTTGTTAGAGGATATGAATTGTATGTAATTGATGGACAAAATTACGGGCTACTTAAGACCAATGTTAAATATCAGTTGGTAAAACCACATACACAAAAATTGGCTTGGGTGCCTTCCGAAAAATTTAGCAAATTTCATTATGCCTTTTATGTAAATTTGTTTGCCGATGCAGGCTATGTTGTTGATAGCAGTTACGAAAGCCAAAATAAGCTTGCCAATAAATTAATTTATTCAACAGGACTGGGGCTCGATTTGGTAACTTACTATGATTTGGTATTTCGGATAGAAGCAACCATAAATGCTCAAAATAAATCAGGAATATTTTTACATTTAGTAGCTCCAATTTAAGTACACATGAAAGTAGGTATATACGGTAAAAAATTTGATAAGCTCAATGAGAATGCAGTAGTAG from Bacteroidota bacterium carries:
- a CDS encoding CBS domain-containing protein, whose amino-acid sequence is MLAHELMTDDIPPLKTSDTGVRALAWMDELRVSHLPIVNNVAFLGLISENDILDLNAPNDPIGNHTLSLVRPFVFSDQHFYEVLRMLSQHKLSLIPVLDKNEHFLGSIKLSTLLEKFADMASLKEPGGVIVLELNTNDYYLTEIAKIVESNDAKILSLYISSPTDSTKLEVTLKINRTDLSSILQTFYRFNYSVKNTIHESEADNELKNRFDSFLSYLNV
- a CDS encoding BamA/TamA family outer membrane protein, producing the protein MNRLHARVFFIWIFSIAHSYAQLANDSISNKWFNIKTIHFEGNKKTKDKIIYREIPLQQGDSINSNALAEFLKKSQQNIMNTSLFNFATVDTVQIDSMHLQVNVKVVERWYLWPNPIFEIAERNFNTWLENPNFYRVSYGFYLVKNNFRGRKENIQFRIRLGYAEQYGFAYNIPYLTKKQNLGLGFSFAYSRNHEIQYASLDNKQVFYKNPDSYVRQELGARIRLNYRIGIYGTHSGELRYNEATIADTIRILAPNYLGKGATKTQFFSINFQLREDQRDYKPYPLQGFVAVLDLTQVGFGILKDEDFSIFRTELQYNRYDHLFKRFYLAEGIKLKLSPNAQQPYFVQRGLGFSDFVRGYELYVIDGQNYGLLKTNVKYQLVKPHTQKLAWVPSEKFSKFHYAFYVNLFADAGYVVDSSYESQNKLANKLIYSTGLGLDLVTYYDLVFRIEATINAQNKSGIFLHLVAPI